ATCAATAAGATTGATTTAGTGCCACATCTTAATATTGATGTTCAAACCTGTATCGAATCCGCTCGTCGTGTGAATCCTAATATCGAAATCATTGCGTTATCAGCAACAACGGGTGAAGGCATGGAAGCGTGGTTAGCTTGGTTGGAGAGTCGTTTATGTGCTTAGGTGTCCCTGCTAAGATTGTTGAGGTGGGCGAAGATGTCCACCAACTCGCTTATGCCGAAGTCAGTGGCGTCAAACGTGCGGTTAATATTTCAATGGTATGTGAAGGCGAACCTAGTGAATTATTAGGCAAATGGGTACTTATTCATGTGGGATTTGCCATGAGTATTCTTGATGAGCAAGAAGCACAAGATACTCTTGATGCATTACAGCATGTCTATGGTGTGACCCTCGAAGAGGCTGATGATGCAGTACGTTGATGAATTTCGTGATCCCGAACTTGCGAAAGCTTTACTAGCCCAAATTCGTGAAACTATTTCGCAATGGCCTCACCCTATTAAACGTCCATTACAAATCATGGAAGTGTGCGGTGGGCATACACATGCCATTTTCAAATTTGGTTTAGACCGCTTATTACCAGAAGAAATTGAATTTGTTCACGGGCCGGGTTGTCCTGTTTGTGTATTACCGATGGGGCGAATTGATGCATGTTTAGAAATTGCAGCCCGTCCTGATGTGATTTTCTGCACATTTGGTGATGCAATGCGAGTACCGGGTCGTAATGGCTCAATGCTTGATGCACGTCGTCGTGGTAGTGATATTCGTATTGTCTATTCACCACTCGATTCACTCAAAATCGCACAAGATAATCCAGACAAACAAGTGGTTTTCTTTGGTTTAGGTTTTGAAACAACCATGCCAAGTACGGCAATGACGCTACAACAAGCAAAATTGCGTGGACTTAAAAACTTTTCTCTATTTTGTCAGCACATTACCATCGTACCGACTTTGCGTTGTCTACTAGAGCAAGACGATGTTCGCATTGATGGCTTTATTGCACCGGGGCATGTGAGTATGGTGATTGGATGTACACCATA
This genomic stretch from Proteus vulgaris harbors:
- the hybG gene encoding hydrogenase 2 accessory protein HypG, which gives rise to MCLGVPAKIVEVGEDVHQLAYAEVSGVKRAVNISMVCEGEPSELLGKWVLIHVGFAMSILDEQEAQDTLDALQHVYGVTLEEADDAVR
- the hypD gene encoding hydrogenase formation protein; this translates as MQYVDEFRDPELAKALLAQIRETISQWPHPIKRPLQIMEVCGGHTHAIFKFGLDRLLPEEIEFVHGPGCPVCVLPMGRIDACLEIAARPDVIFCTFGDAMRVPGRNGSMLDARRRGSDIRIVYSPLDSLKIAQDNPDKQVVFFGLGFETTMPSTAMTLQQAKLRGLKNFSLFCQHITIVPTLRCLLEQDDVRIDGFIAPGHVSMVIGCTPYQPLCDAFEKPFVVTGFEPLDLLQAILMVIKQLKAKAENADYVLSIENQYSRIVPNEGNKLAQKALNEVFMLKETSEWRGLGEIPMSGIQLTPAYSEFDAELRFTPAPQKVADNPQSRCGDVLTGRCKPSDCPLFGKSCTPETALGALMVSSEGACAAYYQYRREGNI